In one Alphaproteobacteria bacterium genomic region, the following are encoded:
- a CDS encoding IS1595 family transposase: MTKLTVRDFFARFPDDDACLHHVMEVRYGARHECEACGKESTFHRIAKRKAYACAACGHHIYPCAGTIFEDSRTSLQLWFYAIYLFVTTRHGVSGKELQRSLGVTYKTAWRMGQQIRKLMGDADNFEMLRGHVELDEAYVGGRRPGKRGRGAEGKTIVMGLKQRDGRIVTEVIPNVKKTTLRDVTLRNVEPGTTVSTDELMSYGLLDDDGYQHGAVKHGAKEYAHYDYRHDAVHHTNHVESFWRLFKKSIAGTHIHVSSKYMRRYLDEFTFRSNHRKMENAMFDLLISRV, from the coding sequence TTCTTCGCCCGCTTCCCGGACGACGATGCGTGCCTTCATCATGTGATGGAAGTTCGCTACGGTGCGCGGCATGAGTGCGAAGCCTGCGGCAAGGAAAGCACCTTCCATCGTATCGCCAAGCGCAAAGCCTATGCCTGCGCGGCCTGCGGCCATCATATCTATCCGTGCGCCGGTACGATCTTCGAAGACAGCCGCACGTCGCTGCAACTCTGGTTCTATGCCATCTACCTGTTCGTGACGACGCGCCACGGCGTTTCCGGCAAGGAACTGCAACGGTCGCTTGGCGTCACGTACAAAACCGCGTGGCGCATGGGCCAGCAGATCCGCAAGCTGATGGGCGATGCCGACAACTTCGAAATGCTGCGCGGTCACGTCGAACTGGACGAGGCGTATGTCGGTGGCCGTCGCCCCGGCAAGCGCGGTCGCGGTGCCGAAGGTAAGACCATCGTCATGGGCCTGAAACAGCGCGATGGCCGGATCGTTACCGAAGTCATCCCGAACGTGAAGAAAACCACACTGCGGGATGTAACGCTGCGCAACGTCGAGCCGGGAACGACCGTCTCTACCGACGAACTGATGTCTTACGGCTTACTGGACGACGACGGGTACCAGCACGGCGCGGTGAAGCATGGTGCGAAGGAATACGCGCACTACGACTACCGTCACGACGCGGTACACCACACGAACCACGTTGAAAGCTTCTGGCGGCTGTTCAAGAAGTCCATTGCCGGGACGCACATTCACGTGTCTTCGAAGTACATGCGCCGGTATCTGGACGAGTTCACTTTCCGGTCGAACCATCGGAAGATGGAGAACGCGATGTTCGATCTTCTGATTTCGCGGGTCTGA